The genomic window TGGTGTGGCGGTGTCAGTATTTTTAATGCTTCTCTATACTGCAACCGCGCAGATATCAGTCAAGTGTGTTTGAGCATGAACGCCTTGCTATTAATAGCTCCGTGGTTCAGCACTTCTGCCTGGTTCTCAGTGTTCATCTGCCTCCGCTCATGGACTGAAATACATTAGAAATACAaccataaaatgaaaagaataatgTGGcgattgaaaaaaatatggcagAAATAAATCTAATAAATATAGAGACATATTTTGGAATATATTCAGATATATAATTTTTGTTCACCTtgtttgtgtgggcatgtgtgtgtttgtatgtgtatgtgcatttatgtgggtttatatgtgtctgtgtgtgtgtgtgtgggtatgcatgcttgtatgtgcgtgtgtgcaggtggaggtgtgacGCTCTTCATTGCCCTGTACGATTATGAGGCTCGCACAGAAGATGACCTGTCCTTCCGGAAGGGCGAGAAATTTCACATTATCAACAACACGTAAGTGTTacactggggtgtgtgtgtgtgtgaaagagagggagagtgcacatgcatgcatctaTGTGggcatctttctctttctgtgtatgtatatgtgtgtgtttgtgtgtgtgcatgcatgcacgtgtgtgtgtgcgtgtgtgcgtgcatgtgtacctgtgtgagtatgcgtgcgtgcgtgcgtgataAAGCTTGATGTCAAGGACTCCTGTCTTACAAgagtttcagtgtttgttttacAGGGTGGAGTGCTCCGCATGGCTAAAGTAACCGTGGTGATTGTGGCGACACATGGCTACGGTAACCGTGGTGATTGTAGTGGTCAGTGCTGTCTTCCCTTCTCAGGGAAGGGGACTGGTGGGAAGCTCGCTCTCTCGACACTGGGAATTCAGGCTTCATCCCCAGCAACTACGTGGCCCCAGTGGACTCCATACAGGCAGAGGAGTGAGTAGGACTTGGATAGGCTGGCGGTACAGTATTAGGGTTTGCAGTTGGTCTGACCCTCGTACCTCTGTCTCCCCAGGTGGTATTTTGGGAAGATGGGGCGGAAGGACGCAGAGCGGCAGCTGCTGGGGCAAGGGAATCCGCGTGGGACCTTCCTCATCCGCGAGAGCGAGACCACCAAGGGTGAGGAGGGCGCCAGTCAATTTATGGAATTATCATACCGCTGATGTCCAGATTGACTGCCAGGGCCTACATCTGACAGTACTGCTCTAAAAGTGACAGGTGCTACCATAACTTGTTGTGTGGGAGACAAGAGAAAAGGTTGCCAGTATAGAACAGAATCTAAATTTCAACATCATGTAGAAACACCAAGGACTAAAGATGGCTCTAACATCGTTGACGATGCATTGATATAAATACTGAACAATTCCGCCTCCTTCTACATCCCCGTTCCCCGTATTCTGATCTTCTTTTAGCTCTTTCTATGTTGCTTTTATTATATATTGATTTGGAGATATTCAGTGTTTTTGagtttaaataataatcatgcATGTGTAATTGAATCAATGTCTATCTCCAAATCAATGTATATGcaagaataaatatatttgtttttattatatattgatTTTGTTTGACATATCAAGTGTTGTTCAGTTTAAATGATCATCATGTGCGAAACTGAATCAAACGTcagtctccctctgtctctcaggtgcATACTCTCTGTCTATTCGAGACTGGGATGATGGAAAAGGAGATCACGTTAAGCATTATAAGATACGCAAGCTGGACAACGGAGGCTACTACATCACCACCCGCACGCAGTTCGACACCGTGCCGCAGCTGGTGGAGCACTACACTGGTGAGAAGAAGAACAGATTCACAATTAGAACTTAGGCCAGGTGCTGTGTGTTCTTACATTAACGAATAACAAATAGAACTTAGGCCGAGTACAGTGTATTCTTACATTAACGTATAGAACTTAGGCCAGGTACAGTGTATTCTTACATTAATGTATAGAACTTAGGCCAGGTACAGTGTATTCTTACATTAATGTATAGAACTTAGGCCAGGTACAGTGTATTCTTACATTAATGTATAGAACTTAGGCCAGGTACAGTGTATTCTTACATTAATGTATAGAACGTAGGCTGTGTACAAGGTATTCTTACATGAAAATGAGCTAAATCTAcctttttattgtatttgttattttttaaactgagctATCAAAGGTTTTACTGATTCAGCTGAACTTGTTTGACATTCACAGAGAAATATAGCTCTGCCTCTCGATCTAGAATTTGTtaatttatcatcatcatcatcgacGACATAGTAAATGTGTTTATCCATTATTCATCCTATTTTGCTCAAATGTACtgatgttttgtcattttatttatggttcCCCTCAGATTTTAAATCATGTTCTGAAGGGTGACTGTCTCCCTGGTAGGTTGGGGTTCATAAATTATCTATAAAATAGTTGTTTGCAACAGATGGAAGGTGGCTCTtcttcattttgtgttgttctATTACCGGTCTTAGTGTGAACCTCTGCTCCTGTGTCttcctgctggtgtgtgtttgtgtactcaGGTTAGggctcagcagtgtgtgttagtgttctCAGGTTAAggctcagcagtgtgtgttagtgtactcAGGTTAGggctcagcagtgtgtgttagtgtactcAGGTTAAggctcagcagtgtgtgtttgtgtactcaGTTTAGggctcagcagtgtgtgttagtgtactcAGGTTAGGGCTcagcagtgtgttagtgtactCAGGTTAGggctcagcagtgtgtgttagtgtactcAGGTTAGGGCtcagtagtgtgtgttagtgtactcAGGTTAGGGCtcagtagtgtgtgttagtgtactcAGGTTAGggctcagcagtgtgtgttagtgtactcAGGTTAGggctcagcagtgtgtgttagtgtactcAGGTTAGGGTtcagtagtgtgtgttagtgtactcAGGTTAGggctcagcagtgtgtgttagtgtactcAGGTTAGGGTtcagtagtgtgtgttagtgtactcAGGTTAGggctcagcagtgtgtgttagtgtactcAGGTTAGGGCTcagcagtgtgttagtgtactCAGGTTAAggctcagcagtgtgtgttagtgtactcAGGTTAGggctcagcagtgtgtgttagtgtactcAGGTTAGggctcagcagtgtgtgttagtgtactcAGGTTAAggctcagcagtgtgtgttagtgtactcAGGTTAGggctcagcagtgtgtgttagtgtactcAGGTTAGggctcagcagtgtgtgttagtgtactcAGGTTAGggctcagcagtgtgtgttagtgtactcAGGTTAGGGCTCAGCAGTGTCTGTTAGTGTACTCAGGTTAGggctcagcagtgtgtgttacTGCACTGAAGTGAGGGTTTTACGGGTAGAAGAAACAGAGTTATCAGAACCGGACCTGTGTTTGTCTCACTTCTTTTGTTAAGTGTCTGTCTAACTCTTTGTCTGACTGTATTAACCACAGCCGCTTTTCTAACGCTGTCCGTAATTGTGTCATAAGGCTCACAGTGGCACTACTGCATGAATATGTTTTGTACCATATCTTACAATGCAGTGAAGGAAGGTTACAGGTGTGGGTGAGCATCTCCTTATAATTCTACATTTCAGTTAGAACTTCAGTCAGGCCTTCATACCCCCCACTGTGACAATGGGCCGCACCCACAGTTCTGTGGCTCCATCATTCATTCGAAGGCCATAGACTGCACTACTGCACCCTGCTGGATGTAGATTGTTACTGCACCTAGTTCAGAAACGTACACCCTTGGTATAGTGCAATgccatgtgtgcctgtgagtatgTAGACAGCATTCGCAGAACAAGAGCAGTCACCCAGAGGTTTGAAAAGCAGAGCGCTGATGATATGCATATGCCACAGCCTTCTCAGTCACCAGCTCTGTGCCATACTGAGAATTTTTTATAATGATGGCTGAGGCATGGCTTTCTACTTCTGGAAAGTAGATTAATTGATTTCCTTATTGAAGAGAGTGCATGCTTTCTTGGAGAGAGTGCGTGATTTCTTGTGGAGGGAGTGCATGCTTTCTTGGAGAGAGTGCATGATTTCTTGTGGAGGGAGTGCATGCTTTCTTGTGGAGAGAGTGCATGCTTTCTTGTGGAGAGAGTGCAAGTTTTCTTGTGGAGAGAATGCACGTTTTCTTGTGGAGAGAGTGCACGCTTTCTTACGTGCATACAGGCCATGTTTGCCGCTGTTGATGGCTCAACATCCCGTTCAGTGACTTCAGCGTTTGTTCTATTATTTGTTCACTTCCTGTAGCCAGGCATTCTAGAAATGGCCGGTGATTCGTCAGACATGAACATCTGTACTTCTACGTTTAGGAGGTAGAATACTAGCATGTGCTTGAGAACACATCCAGCGaatatgcttgtgtgttttcactGATGGTGTGCTTTGCTAGCGCAAGCCACCTCAGGCAGAACTGATGTGAGCTGATTGGATTTGTAGATTTATGGCTGCTTTGGGTGCACTGTCTGCCTGCCTGGTTGTGTGTAACATTGCCTTTGTCTCCTGTGCCTCTGTTTCACTGTCtgggttctttttttctttgttgcctctctctctcgctacttcttttgctcttttgtctgtatctctctcgtggaccctgtatcacagagcgtGCTGCAGGCTTGTGCTGTCGATTGATTGGCAGCTGTCGTCGGGGAATGCCCAAGCTGGCGGACCTGTCCGTCAAGACAAAGGACGTGTGGGAGATTCCGCGAGAGTCTCTCCAGCTCATTAAGAAGCTGGGGAATGGGCAGTTTGGGGAAGTTTGGATGGGTAGGAACCACACTGCAGTGTGGAATGTGCACCAGAGGGGGCGAGGGAATGGGTTGCACAGTCCCTccaggaaaacaggaagtcatCCATTAGCCATGTGTGGGGCCTGTTAGTGCAGGTCCACTGGGGCCGTGCCCTAGCATCCTGAGTTACCCTTCCTGGAGATGTActgctgcccctccctccctccctcttaaccccctccccccccccccatcattgCATGCGACTCCAGTTCATTTCACCCCTCTCCCttcaccacccccccttcccaggcAATAACGATGGCCTCTGCTATTTCCTGACCAAGCCCTGCCCCAATTCCACCCCCCAGACCATGGGGCTGGGGCGAGACGCCTGGGAGATCTCCCGCACCACCCTCCAGCTCACCCGCAAGCTGGGACATGGCTGCTTTGGGGACGTCTGGATGGGTGAGAGAGTCCCGCTCTGTCTCCAGTGATCAGCGATCAGCATTGTCCCGCTCTGTCTCCACTGATCAGCGATCAGCATTGTCCCGCTCTGTCTCCAGTGATCAGCGATCAGCATTGTCCTGCTCTGTCTCCAGTGATCAGTGATCAGCGCTGTCCTGCTCTGTCTCCAATGATCAGTGATCAGCGCTGTCCTGCTCTGTCTCCAGTGATCAGCGATCAGCATTGTCCTGCTCTGTCTCCAGTGATCAGCGATCAGCATTGTCCTGCTCTGTCTCCAGTGATCAGTGATCAGCATTGTCTTGAGCTGTCTCCAATGATCAGCGCTGTCCAGGAATACCTGGCTTTCTGCAGAGCTATCTCAGCCGTCCTCAGTGTTCAGCACTGTCCACAGCGCACAGCAGCCCTGTCCATCCGCTAATGTCGCACTGTCCAGAACCTGTGCCTGGCAATCAGTAGCATCCAGCCCTGCCTCCACAACGTCCAGCTCTGCCTCAGTTTCCCATCTGACACCTTCCTCTCATgcacccccccacactccctccTCCTTGCCTCCACTCTCCCTCCATACTCCCCTCTCCTGCATGCCTATGTGTCCGTGTGTCACAgatctgtccgtccgtccgtccatcctgCTGTGGGATCTCCCTGTTTATGCTGCTTCTCATTCCAGATCGGATGAACTTCCCATAGTCAAGGAGACAAGCACAGCCATTTAGTGCCATAAAACAActaagaaatattaaatatttcttcATTCAAGTAGAAGGTATTTAATCAGCCAAGTAACAACACAATATAGGACAGCACAGTAGAAAggataaattacaaaaaaactacATTCATTCAAATTACAGCCTTGAATATACCCACTGGTCTAATGGTGAGTATAGTTTGCTTGTGTGCAGTGGTAAACAGAAGGACATAGAATTATGATTCTTTAGTAGCACCATTATTGTTCTAGTACATTTTACTTATTTGGCCTCTCTTCAATTGAAAATGTAGCTTCTACTCTGCAgcttaatttaacatttaatcgGCTTCTGTGAGGTTGTTCAGATAAGTGAGGACTAATGTTAACGtgagatttctttaaaaaaaataatagcggAGGTAATGAGTAATTTCTCATTGAAATACCCCGCTGTGTTCTTGTGCTGAAGGAATCAGATTCCTTCTGTCTGCCATTACTTACTCTCAATTACGCTTACACTGATCAGAGCACATAAAGTCAGACTCATTATAACTTCAATCAATTCTATTCCGCACCACTGAGCTCTGGCTGAGGAAATGGCTGTCATATCGGGTTTAGCTTATCGGTCATTGGGCAGTTTTCCTAAAATTCTCATGCAATACTGGTTTGATAGTAACTTTCTCAAAAATGGTCCCACAGTTAATTGGTATGTGGTCTTAATTCATCAACCAAGACTGTATGTgcccattttatatttgtatattctCTGGCCTTGTTTAAAAACCGGTAACCTAGGTTcagtttagcagacgctttcaCTCTCAAACTTTACTGGAAGGAGGAGCAGCATATGCAGGAATCCTGGAGGATCATGGCTATTCTGTCGCACTCACCTCCTCTCCACTGCTTCCCCTTGTGGCAGGTATGTGGAACGGCACCACAAAGGTAGCGGTGAAGACGCTGAAGCCCGGGACGATGTCTCCGGAGGCCTTCCTGGAGGAAGCCCAGATTATGAAGCGCCTTCGCCACGATAAGCTGGTGCAGCTGTACGCCGTGGTGTCAGAGGAGCCCATCTACATCATCACTGAGTTTATGAGCCAGGGTGCGAATACTAATGTCTACACTGAACACACGCAGAAATGTGTACAGTACAGCCCTATAAAAACTCACAACTAGACTAGATCTGCAAATGTACTCATGTGCATACACGCTAACtcatgctcacagacacacaaacacgcacatgcaagcGTGCTCTCTGTCTGGCTCAGCAGTAATGCTTTGTGTGTGGACAGGAAGCTTGCTGGACTTCCTGAAGGATGGAGAAGGCAGGGCTCTGAAGTTGCCACAGCTTGTGGACATGGCTGCTCAGGTACCTGCATCTATGCAGTCCCACCCCTGACAACCACACCCCTCCTACAACCACCCCATTATAGCTACACCCCTCACAGAGTCCCACCCCCTTACAACTACACCCATCACAGAGTCCCACCCCCTTACAACTACACCCCTTCCTACAGTCCCACCCCCTTACAACTACACCCCTTCCTACAGTCCCACCCCCTTACAGCTACACCCATCACAGAGTCCCACCCCCTTACAACTACACCCCTTCCTACAGTCCCACCCCCTTACAGCTACACCCATCACAGAGTCCCACCCCCTTACAACTACACCCCTTCCTACAGTCCAACCCCCTTACAGCTACACCCCTTCCTACAGTCCCACCCCCTTACAACTACACCCCTTCCTACAGTCCCACCCCCTTACAGCTACACCCCTTCCTACAGTCCCACCCCCTTACCGCTACACCCCTTCCTACAGTCCCACCCCCTTACAACTACACCCCTTCCTACAGTCCCACCCCCTTACAACTACACCCCTTCCTACAGTCCCACCCCCTTACAGCTACACCCCTTCCTACAGTCCCACCCCCTCACAGTCAGTCTAACAGCGACACCCTTTTTACACCACCACTACCTTATCATATCCATATACATTTATAGCCACGCCCCCCTCACAAATTCCATGTTTCATTCCAGCAGCCATTTCCATGCCGTACTTCTTGAAACCACACTGTGCGCTCTGCTCAAAGGCCAGCAGTTAGTCTGTGAGTAAGCTGAATGCCTGCGTTTGTCTGTCCGTCTCCCTGTCCAGATTGCAGCTGGAATGGCCTACATAGAAAGGATGAATTACATCCACCGGGACCTGCGTGCCGCCAACATCCTGGTGGGGGACAACCTGGTGTGCAAAATTGCAGACTTTGGCCTGGCGCGACTCATCGAGGATAACGAGTACACAGCACGGCAAGGTGAGAGTCACAGTCCAGAGAAATTAGACTCAGACAGGTGAGAGTCACAGTCCAGAGACTCAGACAGGTGAAAGTCACAGTCCACAGAAATTAGACTCAGACAGGTGAGAGTCACAGTCCAGAGACTCAGACAGGTGAGAGTCACAGTCCACAGAAATTAGACTCAGACAGGTGAGAGTCACAGTCCAGAGACTCAGACAGGTGAGAGTCACTGTCCAGAGAAATTAGACTCAGGTGAGATTCAAAGTCCAGAGACTCAGACAGATGAGAGTCACTGTCCAAAGAAATTAGACTCAGGTGAGAGTCACAGTCCAGAGACTCAGACAGGTGAGAGTCACAGTCCAGAGAAATTAGACTCAGGTGAGAATCACAGTCCAGAGAAATTAGACTCAGACAGGTGAGAGTCACAGTCCAGAGACTCAGACAGGTGAGAGTCACTGTCCAGAGAAATTAGGCTCAGGTGAGACTGGCCATGCAGAGGAGTGGCAGAAAAAGAACACATGGATGTAACCTTGGTTGTCCTGGGTAGAAACTTGGAGTGGAAACTGGACACCACCTTTACTGCTGTCCCACACTGACTGTGGGAGAAGGAAGTATCCTCATCACTGCAAAGCTTTTCAACAGGAATTTAATATGCTATGCAAATATAACCCTGTTTATACATTGTGTCCGCTggcaattaaaacacaattaagAAAAACACACCACATATATGCCATGAATAGTAGCGTAATAATTGTTGTTTCCAAACTGTTGCTAAGTAGCCGCCTTTCAGGAGGGCAGTTCATTGTGACTGCAGATGGctaaagagagaggagacagaaaacaatgaaacatcCTTCGCCTGCTCTGCAGCTCTGTTGCGTTTGACTGAAATGTGTCGCTGTTCGTCACAGGAGCGAAGTTTCCCATCAAATGGACAGCACCTGAGGCAGCACTTTTTGGCAAATTCACCATCAAGTCTGACGTCTGGTCCTTTGGCATCCTCCTCACAGAGCTCATCACCAAGGGCCGTGTGCCAtacccaggtacacacacacacacacacacactcacgcacacgcagacgcacacacacacgcacacacacacacacacacacgctcacggtGTCCCTTTAGGTGCCCAATGGGCTTTGACTTGAGCCGATATAGGTAGGCGGTGGCGGTTGTTAAGGTGTTAACATACGAATGAAAGAGCAGCAGGAAAAGGGTAGAttgcattggccgggaatcgcACCCGGGCCTCCCGCGGGGCAGGCGAGAACTCTACCACTGCACCACCAATGCATGAATGGTTGAGAAGGGAAAACATGGGTAACAGAAGGattctaccactgaaccaccaatgctCACATATTGTCCTTCCTACAtgtaacatgcacacactcaagttggcaaaatacagtatgtgtaaatAAGTATCTGTGTAGGTGCCTAAactgagctgtgtgtgcgtgtgcgtgtgcgtgtgcgtgtgtgtgtgtgctcttcaGGGATGAATAatcgggaggtgctggagcaggTGGAGCGGGGGTACCGCATGCCGTGCCCGGTGGGCTGCCCCAGCTCGCTGCATGACCTGATGGTGCAGTGCTGGAGGAAGGAGGCGGATGAGCGGCACACCTTTGAGTACCTGCAGAGCTTCCTGGAGGACTACTTCACTGCCACAGAACCCCAGTACCAGCCAGGAGAGAACCTGTGAGGGGGCACGTCCCCCCAAACGCCCCCCTCGCCTCCAAATGCCCCCCTTGCCtccaaacgcccccccccacccccaaacttcCCCCTCGCC from Anguilla anguilla isolate fAngAng1 chromosome 8, fAngAng1.pri, whole genome shotgun sequence includes these protein-coding regions:
- the yrk gene encoding tyrosine-protein kinase Fgr isoform X1 produces the protein MGCAHCKQKKSKAAEGSAQSACDIAVPQPSTVPRYAPEPTQAPAGGLIPDFNNYPSLASGGQPFGSSTCFPSSTAVTRGGVITGGGVTLFIALYDYEARTEDDLSFRKGEKFHIINNTEGDWWEARSLDTGNSGFIPSNYVAPVDSIQAEEWYFGKMGRKDAERQLLGQGNPRGTFLIRESETTKGAYSLSIRDWDDGKGDHVKHYKIRKLDNGGYYITTRTQFDTVPQLVEHYTERAAGLCCRLIGSCRRGMPKLADLSVKTKDVWEIPRESLQLIKKLGNGQFGEVWMGMWNGTTKVAVKTLKPGTMSPEAFLEEAQIMKRLRHDKLVQLYAVVSEEPIYIITEFMSQGSLLDFLKDGEGRALKLPQLVDMAAQIAAGMAYIERMNYIHRDLRAANILVGDNLVCKIADFGLARLIEDNEYTARQGAKFPIKWTAPEAALFGKFTIKSDVWSFGILLTELITKGRVPYPGMNNREVLEQVERGYRMPCPVGCPSSLHDLMVQCWRKEADERHTFEYLQSFLEDYFTATEPQYQPGENL
- the yrk gene encoding tyrosine-protein kinase Fgr isoform X2; this encodes MGCAHCKQKKSKAAEGSAQSACDIAVPQPSTVPRYAPEPTQAPAGGLIPDFNNYPSLASGGQPFGSSTCFPSSTAVTRGGVITGGGVTLFIALYDYEARTEDDLSFRKGEKFHIINNTEGDWWEARSLDTGNSGFIPSNYVAPVDSIQAEEWYFGKMGRKDAERQLLGQGNPRGTFLIRESETTKGAYSLSIRDWDDGKGDHVKHYKIRKLDNGGYYITTRTQFDTVPQLVEHYTGNNDGLCYFLTKPCPNSTPQTMGLGRDAWEISRTTLQLTRKLGHGCFGDVWMGMWNGTTKVAVKTLKPGTMSPEAFLEEAQIMKRLRHDKLVQLYAVVSEEPIYIITEFMSQGSLLDFLKDGEGRALKLPQLVDMAAQIAAGMAYIERMNYIHRDLRAANILVGDNLVCKIADFGLARLIEDNEYTARQGAKFPIKWTAPEAALFGKFTIKSDVWSFGILLTELITKGRVPYPGMNNREVLEQVERGYRMPCPVGCPSSLHDLMVQCWRKEADERHTFEYLQSFLEDYFTATEPQYQPGENL